One genomic segment of Vibrio fluvialis includes these proteins:
- a CDS encoding co-chaperone GroES, with product MNIRPLHDKLIVERLEVENKSEGGIVLTSKSAQKSNRGKVLAVGKGRLLDSGERAALEVKVNDQIIFNDGYGVKTEKVDGREYLILSESDVLAIVE from the coding sequence ATGAACATTCGTCCTTTACATGACAAATTGATTGTTGAACGGCTCGAAGTCGAAAACAAATCTGAGGGCGGAATCGTACTGACATCCAAATCTGCGCAAAAATCTAACCGCGGCAAAGTGCTGGCGGTGGGTAAAGGCCGTCTGCTCGACAGTGGCGAACGCGCTGCGCTGGAAGTCAAAGTGAACGACCAGATCATCTTTAACGATGGTTATGGCGTGAAAACCGAAAAAGTGGACGGGCGTGAATATCTCATCCTGTCTGAATCGGACGTATTAGCGATTGTTGAATAA